The following nucleotide sequence is from Candidatus Rokuibacteriota bacterium.
GTGCTCGCCCCCGCTCCCCCCCGCCTCCTGCGGCAGGTAGCCCACCGAGACGCCGCCGTCGCGGTGGACCCGGCCGGCATCGGGCTCCTCGACGCCGGCCAGGATGCGGCACAGCGTGGTCTTCCCGGCGCCGTTGGGCCCGACCAGCCCGATGCGCTCGCCGCTGACGATGCGCCAGGAGCAGTCGCGGAGGAGCTCCTGGCCGCCGTAGGCCTTGGCCACGGATTCGAGGGCGATCACCGGGCTCTCCCTGCCCCTACCCCATGGTCTGCACGCGCTGGGGCGCGATCTTGTAGATGACGCGGACCTCGCCGGGCTGGCGGAAGGGGTAGGTGTCCTGGCCGAGGTACTTCTTGGCGAGCGAGTCGATGTGGCCGTCGGCCCCGGCCTCGGTGATCTCGGCCACCCGGCCCTTGACCTGGAAGTAGCGGTACGGGTTGTCCGGGTCCATGACGGCCAGGGCGACGAGCGGGTTCCGGCGCAGGTTCTTGTCCTTGACGCGGCCCCGGGCCGTGTTGACCCGGATGTGGGTCCCGTCCCAGTCGAACCACACCGGGGTCACCTGCGGGGCGCCGTCGGCCCCGAGGGTTGCCAGGCTGGCGAAGGCCTTCTTCTCCAGCAGATCCTTGAACGGCTCCGGAATCCCTGCCATCATGCCCCTCCCGTGTTCGTGGCGCCCGCCCTGATCGCGTCCATCACCGCGAAGGCGTGGCGGACCGACTTGATGGCCAGCGTGCCGCCCATCAGCACGCCGATGTCCAGCGTCTCGGCGATCTCCGCGTCGGTGGCGCCCTGGTGGAGGACCTCCTCCACGCGGTGCTCGATTCAGTCGAAGCAGTTCTGCGACACCGCCACGGCCAGGGCCGTCAGCTCCTTGTGCTTCTTCGAGAGCGCGCCGTCGGCGAACAGGCGCCGGCCCAGCGCGCCGAAGGCCGCGGGCACCTGCATGGGGCTCCGCGCCACGAGGCCGTTCAGGCGCTGCCGCTCGGCGTTCTTCTCGTGGAGGTGGATCATCACTGGGCCTCCTCGCTGGCGGACGCCCCGCGGGACGGGGCGGGAGGGTCCGTGAGCGCCCGGGCGCGCGCCTCCGCGAGGCCGCGCAGCGCGAGCAGCAGCCGGACGAGGCACTGCTGCACGAGGGCGCCGTCCTGGGCCGTCGGATCAGCCACCCAGGCCCTCGCCCACTCCCGGTTCTCCGCCTGGAACCCGAGCGTGGGCGAGAGGGCCTCGAGACGGAGAAGCAGATCGTCAGCGGGCAGCCCGCCCGCCTTGAGCCGCGCGACGACGGCGCCCCGGACCGCGGCGTTCCAGACGCCGGTGAGCGCCTCGATCAGCGCCGTGTAGCATGTGGCGTCCGGGCGCTGCTCGATCTGCTCGATCATCGCCGCGGCGAGGGGGTGCAGGGCCGGCGCCCCCTCCTCGTCCACGCCGATGAACCCGGCCAGCAGCGGGTCCCTCGACAGGACGGCGCCGCCCGCGAGCAGCGCGCGCAGCTCCGCGATGGACACCGGCGGCAGCCCGGCCAGACGCTCGAGGAGCGGGACATCCCCGGCCATGGTCGTCACGGCCCCGAGGGAGCCGCCGGCTCCTGGGCCACCGCCAGGTCCTTGGCCTGCCCGGCGGGAACGAGGAAGGCGGACGCGAGCGCCGCGACGCACACTGCGAGCCCCACGGTGAAGACGCCGCCCACCGCGGAGGCCATGGCCGGCCGCATCTGCAGCAGCACCTCCGCGCCGAGCCCCGCGCGACTCATGGGGTTCACGATCAGGTCGGGATGCTCGACCACGCGCCGCAGCCCCTCCTGCAGCGGCGGCGGCGCCGCGGCCAGCAACCCCGCGAGCTCCGTGTGCAGCCGGTGCGCCATCACCGCCCCCATCACGGCCACGCCCACCGTGCCCCCGATGGACCGGAAGAACGAGACGACGGAGGTGGCGGAGCCCAGGAGCGGGCGCGGCACGGCGTTCTGCACCGCGATCAGCATGGGCACGAAGACGAGCCCCATGCCGATCCCGGCCAGCACGATGTCCCGGGCGGCGGTCAGCCGGGTGAGGGACGCGCTCCAGCCGGCGAACAGGAGGAAGCCGAGGGTGAGGACCGCCATGCCGGCCAGGACGACGCCGCGGTAGCCGACCCGCAGGACCAGGCGCGCGCCGAGGATGGAGAACGCGACCCACCCCAGGATGAAGGGCGTGAGCACGAAGCCGGCCTGGGTCGCCGTGCTCCCGATCACGGCCTGCAGGAAGAGGGGAATGTAGGCGATGGCCCCGAACATGGCCATCCCGGAGAGGAATCCGGTGGCCGAGGCGGCGCGGACCATCGGGTTTGCGAAGAGCCCGAGGGGGATGAGGGGCTCGGCCGCGCCCCGCTCCACCAGGAGGAAGCCGGCGAGCAGCACCGCGGAGGCGGCGAGCAGCGCCAGGACGGACCCCTGCGTCCACGAGGCCCCGCGTCCCGCCTCCACGAGTCCCATCAGCAGGGCGGAGATGGCGCCGGCGAAGAGCAGCGTCCCCGCGTGGTCGAACACCACGGGCCGGGGCGAGCGCCCCTCGCCGCGGAGCCCGCAGCCGATGGCGCCGGCGGCCAGGAGCCCGAAGGGCACGTTGATGTAGAAGACCCACCGCCAGGACACCGTGTCGGCCAGGAAGCCGCCGAGCAGCGGGCCCACGAGGGAGGCCACCCCCCAGACTCCGGAGAAGTACCCCTGCATCTTCGCCCGGCGCTCGAGATCGTAGAGGTCGCCGATGATGGTCATGCCCAGCGTGATCAGCGAGCCCGCGCCCAGCCCCTGCACGGCGCGAAAGGCGATGAGCTGGCCCATGCTCTGGGCGAACCCGGAGAGGGCCGAACCGACCAGGAAGAGGGCGAAGCCGGCCAGGTAGGTCCGCCGGCGGCCGATGAGGTCGGCCAGGCGCCCCCAGATCGGCATGGTGACCGTGGAGGCCAGGAGGAAGCCGGAGAACACCCAGGAGTAGATCCGGATGCCTCCGAGGCTGGCGACGACCGTCGGCATCGCGGTCGCGACCACCGTGGACTCCATCGCCCCGAGGAACACCGCGCCCATCACCCCGGCCAGCACGAGGCCCCGGTGCGTCGCGCCCGCAGTTGCCGTCCCGGGCACTAGTGGCCGCCCGTGCAGCCGGCGCAGCCACACCGCGCGCGGAGCTGCGAGTACGGGTAGAGGCTCTGGCCTCCGTCCGACCAGGTGACGCGCAGGGCATCCGGGAGCTTCTTGATCTCCCGCGGCCACGTCATGGCCTCCGTGAGCGCCGGCGGCGGCGAGCCGGCGAGCGCCGGATCGTCCAGCCGCAGCCGGTCGAAGGGGTAGATGCTCGAGTGGCTGTCCGCCCAGGTGATGCCGAGCGCGTAGCGGCCGACCAGATGCACGTCCCGCGGCTGCTCCGGATTCGGCTGCCCCAGGATGGGCAGGCCCCGCTTGATCGTCATGTCCCGCCTCCGGCAGTCGCGCCGGCGAGCCGCTGCCCGGCCAGGAGATAGTGCACCGCCAGGTTCTGATGGCCTCCCCACGCCGCCGCGCGGCGGCGGACAGCCGCTTCGCTCGGGAGCCGGCCGCGGCCGAAGAAGTGGGCGAAGGCCTTCCTCACCGCGAGGTCCCCCGCCGGGCAGACGTCCCCGCGCCCCAGGCTGCGCGCCAGGAACCACTCCGCCGTCCACCGCCCGAATCCCCGGATCGCCGTCAGCGTGCTCATCACCTCTCCGTTGGGGCGCCCGCGCAGGGCATCCAGGTCGAGCGCGCCGGAGGCGACCTGGCGGGCCAGACCGATGATGTACTCGGCCTTCCGCCCCGTGAACTGCATGGCCCGGAGCTGTCTGACCTGCGCGCGCGCCAGCCGCTCCGCGTCCGGGAAGGCGTAGACGGTGTGGCCGCCCACCGCCACGGGCGTGCCGAAGCCCCGCACCAGCCGGGCGCGCACCGTGAAGGCGAACCGCAGATTCACCTGCTGGGCGCACACCGCCCCCACGAGCATCTCGAGCGGTTGCGGCATCAGCGTGGGCCGGAGCCCGTAGAGCCGCGGCACCAGCGCGCCGAGCACCGGATCGCGGCGCGCGGCCTGGTAGAACGCCGGTAGATCCAGCTCGAGCCCGCAGAGCTGCCGGGCCTCGGCGACCGCCGCGTCCAGGGCCCGGGCGCTCCGCGCCCCGGGGAGCCGGAGCGTCACCCGCGCGTCGTCCGGGCCGCCGGCCCAGCGTAGCTCGTAGCCGTACCAGCGCCCGCCGACCCGCACCGCGCGCCGGAAGACCCCGTCGCCCAGGCTGTTCGCCGGATCCTCGCCCCAGAGGTGAAACCGGGCAAGCGTGCGAGCCACGTCCAGCGGTCCGCGGGCAGCAAGGGTGGCCTCCATCGCGGGAATTCAGTGTACCAGAGGCCCGCCGCGAGGGGAACGGCGCGCGCGGGTTGCGTCTGTCTCCGGGCCTCGCGTATGGTGGGGGCACTCTCACTGCGAGGTGCGCGCCATGCCCGATGCCGTCCTCGTCGCCCGGTCCGATGGAGTGCAGACCCTCACGCTCAACCGTCCCGACTCGCTCAACGCGCTCACCGTGGAGGTGATGGGCGCCCTGGCCGACCGCCTGGAGGAGGCGGCCGCCGACCGGGACACCCGCGCCGTGGTGATCACCGGCGCGGGCAGCGCCTTCTCGGCGGGCGGCGACCTGGCCTTGCTCCAGGCGCTCCCGGGCATGCCCGAGGGGCGCGCCCGGGAGGTGGTCTACGGGGCGTTCCAGCGGGTGCCGCGGCTCATCCGCGCCATGACCAAGCCCGTGATCGCCGCCGTCAACGGCGCGGCCGTGGGCGCCGGCTGCGAGATCGCCGTGGCGTGCGACTTCCGGATCGCGTCGGAGAAGGCGCGCTTCGGCGAGGTCTGGATCACGCTCGGCTGCATCCCGGCGCTCGGCGGCATGTTCCTCTTGCCCCGGCTCGTGGGGCTCGGCAGGGCCACGGAGCTCGTCCTCACCGGCGAGATCATCGACGCCCGGGAGGCGCTCCGCATCGGCCTCGTGAACAAGGTGGTCATGCCGCCGGACCTGCCCCGCGCCGCCGAGGAGCTCGCCCTGAGCCTCGCCCGGGGGCCGGCGCGCGCCATCGCCGCCGCCAAGGCCGCGCTCGACCGCGGCCTCGCCTCGACCTTCCAGGCGGAGCTGGCCGCCACCGTGGAGGCGCAGATCGCCTGCTTCGCCACCCGCGACTTCGCGGAAG
It contains:
- a CDS encoding PPOX class F420-dependent oxidoreductase; protein product: MAGIPEPFKDLLEKKAFASLATLGADGAPQVTPVWFDWDGTHIRVNTARGRVKDKNLRRNPLVALAVMDPDNPYRYFQVKGRVAEITEAGADGHIDSLAKKYLGQDTYPFRQPGEVRVIYKIAPQRVQTMG
- a CDS encoding carboxymuconolactone decarboxylase family protein, encoding MIHLHEKNAERQRLNGLVARSPMQVPAAFGALGRRLFADGALSKKHKELTALAVAVSQNCFD
- a CDS encoding MFS transporter, coding for MPGTATAGATHRGLVLAGVMGAVFLGAMESTVVATAMPTVVASLGGIRIYSWVFSGFLLASTVTMPIWGRLADLIGRRRTYLAGFALFLVGSALSGFAQSMGQLIAFRAVQGLGAGSLITLGMTIIGDLYDLERRAKMQGYFSGVWGVASLVGPLLGGFLADTVSWRWVFYINVPFGLLAAGAIGCGLRGEGRSPRPVVFDHAGTLLFAGAISALLMGLVEAGRGASWTQGSVLALLAASAVLLAGFLLVERGAAEPLIPLGLFANPMVRAASATGFLSGMAMFGAIAYIPLFLQAVIGSTATQAGFVLTPFILGWVAFSILGARLVLRVGYRGVVLAGMAVLTLGFLLFAGWSASLTRLTAARDIVLAGIGMGLVFVPMLIAVQNAVPRPLLGSATSVVSFFRSIGGTVGVAVMGAVMAHRLHTELAGLLAAAPPPLQEGLRRVVEHPDLIVNPMSRAGLGAEVLLQMRPAMASAVGGVFTVGLAVCVAALASAFLVPAGQAKDLAVAQEPAAPSGP
- a CDS encoding DUF971 domain-containing protein; this encodes MTIKRGLPILGQPNPEQPRDVHLVGRYALGITWADSHSSIYPFDRLRLDDPALAGSPPPALTEAMTWPREIKKLPDALRVTWSDGGQSLYPYSQLRARCGCAGCTGGH
- a CDS encoding DNA-3-methyladenine glycosylase 2 family protein, whose protein sequence is MARTLARFHLWGEDPANSLGDGVFRRAVRVGGRWYGYELRWAGGPDDARVTLRLPGARSARALDAAVAEARQLCGLELDLPAFYQAARRDPVLGALVPRLYGLRPTLMPQPLEMLVGAVCAQQVNLRFAFTVRARLVRGFGTPVAVGGHTVYAFPDAERLARAQVRQLRAMQFTGRKAEYIIGLARQVASGALDLDALRGRPNGEVMSTLTAIRGFGRWTAEWFLARSLGRGDVCPAGDLAVRKAFAHFFGRGRLPSEAAVRRRAAAWGGHQNLAVHYLLAGQRLAGATAGGGT
- a CDS encoding enoyl-CoA hydratase/isomerase family protein, encoding MPDAVLVARSDGVQTLTLNRPDSLNALTVEVMGALADRLEEAAADRDTRAVVITGAGSAFSAGGDLALLQALPGMPEGRAREVVYGAFQRVPRLIRAMTKPVIAAVNGAAVGAGCEIAVACDFRIASEKARFGEVWITLGCIPALGGMFLLPRLVGLGRATELVLTGEIIDAREALRIGLVNKVVMPPDLPRAAEELALSLARGPARAIAAAKAALDRGLASTFQAELAATVEAQIACFATRDFAEGVRALAEKRTPRFTGE